The Bacteroidota bacterium genome window below encodes:
- a CDS encoding hydrogenase iron-sulfur subunit has product MQPTENNMEQWTPRIVAFFCNWCTYTASDLAGVSRMRYAPSTRVVRVMCSGRIDPEFIMEAFAKGADGVLIGGCHPGDCHYAEGNYKCLRRFKLMQKYIAQMGIDNSRLRLEWISASEGKRLQEVVNEMTATLKELGPSTIKEVVQTLDK; this is encoded by the coding sequence ATGCAACCGACAGAAAATAACATGGAACAATGGACACCACGAATAGTTGCCTTCTTCTGCAACTGGTGTACCTACACTGCTTCTGACCTTGCCGGCGTATCCAGGATGAGATATGCGCCCAGTACCCGCGTTGTTCGCGTGATGTGCTCAGGCCGTATCGACCCTGAATTCATCATGGAAGCCTTTGCCAAAGGAGCCGATGGTGTGCTCATTGGCGGATGCCACCCCGGTGACTGCCACTACGCTGAAGGCAATTATAAATGCCTCAGGCGATTCAAACTGATGCAGAAATACATTGCTCAGATGGGTATCGACAACTCAAGGCTTCGCCTTGAATGGATCAGCGCCAGCGAAGGCAAACGCCTTCAGGAAGTGGTTAATGAAATGACCGCAACACTGAAGGAACTTGGTCCGTCAACGATCAAAGAAGTGGTTCAAACTCTTGATAAATAA